A region from the Fibrobacter sp. genome encodes:
- the rpsF gene encoding 30S ribosomal protein S6, which yields MRQYETMVIIDAMISDDAINAEVENIGKSITDGNGEILRRDDWGKRKLAYSINKRQHGYYVIFYYKAEASVVANMEAALKLNENVLRWMTLADYPMSEIVYNKDMAQSTEEIIPVDAEEGEAE from the coding sequence ATGAGACAATACGAAACGATGGTGATCATCGACGCTATGATCTCTGACGACGCTATCAATGCCGAAGTCGAGAACATTGGCAAGAGCATCACCGACGGCAACGGCGAAATTCTCCGCCGTGACGACTGGGGCAAGCGCAAGCTCGCTTATTCTATCAACAAGCGTCAGCATGGCTACTATGTGATTTTCTACTACAAGGCCGAAGCCTCTGTGGTTGCCAACATGGAAGCCGCTCTCAAGCTCAACGAAAACGTCCTCCGCTGGATGACGCTCGCCGATTACCCGATGAGCGAAATCGTCTACAACAAGGACATGGCTCAGTCTACCGAGGAAATCATCCCGGTTGACGCAGAAGAAGGGGAGGCTGAATAA
- a CDS encoding MlaD family protein codes for MNKSDRIIGYISLVALIALFAGIAYGMYEAHQHVTYKAYVDFDELGSLQPEDPVVIRGYTVGTIGKVTWLGDRARVEVKFDEPRPIREGTIFKNVNYAIMGQRRLEIIPNKNGKVLPDDHIHQGTFEPGIAEALRYIEDLNGLLANVRDVVILLTEGDSTHQSAPEIYENVLGTVEGLLENANKTVDKLNPAVRKLISQMNEAGNSVSEVVTQVDTTVKATTDAVNEKIKQAEDAIAAIAEGTRKAEKIIAEIENSDTMDKLVNSREFVDQVTDLIKKTSLVLAAIDTKGIKVYDENGKQVKLFTWKNANLIGKTAREKARIRAEKGESLPNSEPEPVSEPATEPATETVSEQAEAE; via the coding sequence ATGAACAAGTCCGACAGGATTATAGGCTACATTTCGCTAGTTGCGCTCATCGCCCTATTCGCAGGCATTGCATACGGCATGTACGAGGCGCACCAGCACGTGACCTACAAGGCCTATGTCGATTTTGACGAACTCGGCTCGCTGCAGCCCGAAGACCCGGTTGTCATCCGCGGATACACCGTAGGCACCATCGGCAAGGTCACCTGGCTGGGCGATCGCGCCCGCGTGGAAGTCAAGTTCGACGAACCCCGCCCCATCCGCGAGGGGACTATATTCAAGAACGTGAACTACGCCATCATGGGCCAGCGCAGGCTCGAGATTATCCCGAACAAGAACGGGAAGGTGCTGCCCGACGACCACATCCACCAGGGCACCTTCGAACCGGGAATCGCCGAGGCGCTCCGCTACATAGAAGACTTGAACGGCCTGCTCGCCAACGTGCGCGACGTCGTAATACTGCTCACCGAGGGCGACTCAACGCACCAGTCCGCACCGGAAATCTACGAGAACGTGCTGGGGACCGTCGAAGGGCTCCTCGAGAACGCCAACAAGACGGTAGACAAGCTGAACCCCGCCGTAAGAAAGCTCATTTCGCAGATGAACGAGGCCGGCAACAGCGTATCCGAAGTCGTAACCCAGGTCGACACGACGGTCAAGGCGACAACAGACGCCGTCAACGAGAAAATCAAGCAGGCCGAAGACGCCATCGCCGCCATCGCCGAAGGGACCCGCAAAGCAGAGAAGATTATCGCCGAAATCGAGAATTCCGACACCATGGACAAGCTCGTCAATTCGCGCGAGTTCGTAGACCAGGTCACGGACCTCATCAAGAAAACGAGCCTGGTTCTCGCCGCCATCGACACGAAGGGAATCAAGGTTTACGACGAGAACGGCAAGCAGGTCAAGCTGTTCACCTGGAAAAACGCGAACCTTATCGGGAAGACCGCAAGAGAAAAGGCCAGGATAAGGGCCGAGAAGGGCGAAAGCCTCCCCAATTCGGAACCGGAGCCTGTTTCCGAGCCAGCAACGGAGCCCGCTACCGAAACAGTTTCGGAACAAGCCGAAGCCGAATAA
- a CDS encoding ATP-dependent DNA helicase RecG has protein sequence MEISQLPGLGPKRVEALRKAGLNSIADLLYNIPRTYLDQTKVTPIGNCRVGEKVVLIGRISRSGIVRGRKSRFVATLSDGTGEIQLLFFHAASFWARRIKNDTRWLVTGQVGEFRGLQMTHPEMQQLDDDEEFSGCIQPVYSISEACRDARMEQKFFRNLYKTVFKFPGLTLSGLCPRELTDYLHFAPVMQNLRTLHQPQDFPSIYKAKRELKVLELLPFCLRMVKRRENQKLRGHERQIDLGTVMATKAKLPFSLTRGQDDALDTIVAGLNGKKQFHALLQGDVGCGKTVVAMLAMMAVCGAGGDAVAETGMREQCALMVPTDILARQHYKSLKPFFDAAGLNVRLLVGATPAAERKVILGELQMGLADVVIGTHALFSKDVIFSRLGFVVIDEQHRFGVGQREALLAKGDYPDMLVMSATPIPRSLAMTLYGDLKVVSIKEKPAGRKPIKTRLVNASKREDMKKFICKEAASGNLCYWIASRVGSDDEGGARSVDEIVDELRAYIAGPGRAVLNGSTLKVAGVHGQMDEAERDGIIAQFAAGKIQILVATTVIEVGVNVPAANLMVIDQPDRFGLAQLHQLRGRVGRGDAQAWCFLMIPEGDAAESSMERLSQFSQTEDGFEIAELDLMNRGAGNLEGNEQSGAWVFRWFDWIADQELISQTLETAEHILKDRDAFDDAAREKIQAWYGEKEFANEDGVH, from the coding sequence ATGGAAATTTCGCAACTTCCAGGGCTCGGGCCCAAACGCGTAGAAGCGCTCCGCAAGGCGGGATTGAATTCCATCGCCGACCTGCTCTACAACATTCCCCGCACCTACCTGGACCAGACGAAGGTGACGCCCATCGGGAACTGCCGCGTAGGCGAAAAGGTGGTACTCATCGGGAGAATTTCTCGCTCGGGAATCGTCCGCGGGCGCAAATCCAGGTTCGTGGCGACGCTTTCCGACGGCACGGGCGAAATCCAGTTGCTGTTCTTCCACGCGGCGAGTTTCTGGGCACGCAGAATCAAGAACGACACGCGCTGGCTCGTCACGGGGCAGGTCGGCGAATTCCGCGGCCTGCAGATGACGCATCCCGAGATGCAGCAGCTCGACGACGACGAGGAATTCAGCGGCTGCATCCAGCCCGTATATTCCATAAGCGAGGCATGCCGCGATGCGCGGATGGAACAGAAGTTCTTCCGCAACCTCTACAAGACGGTTTTCAAGTTCCCGGGGCTCACGCTGTCAGGACTCTGCCCGAGGGAACTGACGGACTACCTGCACTTCGCCCCCGTGATGCAGAACCTGCGCACGCTCCACCAGCCACAGGATTTTCCATCCATCTACAAGGCGAAGCGCGAACTCAAGGTGCTCGAGCTTTTGCCGTTCTGCCTGCGCATGGTGAAGCGGCGCGAGAACCAGAAACTGCGCGGGCACGAAAGGCAGATTGACCTCGGAACGGTTATGGCGACGAAGGCGAAGCTCCCGTTTTCGCTCACCCGCGGGCAGGACGACGCGCTCGACACGATCGTCGCAGGACTCAACGGCAAGAAGCAATTCCACGCGCTGCTGCAGGGCGACGTCGGCTGCGGAAAAACCGTGGTCGCCATGCTCGCGATGATGGCCGTATGCGGCGCGGGCGGTGATGCCGTCGCCGAGACGGGGATGCGCGAGCAGTGCGCACTGATGGTACCGACGGACATTCTCGCACGACAGCACTACAAGAGCCTCAAGCCTTTCTTCGATGCGGCAGGCCTGAACGTACGGCTGCTCGTAGGCGCCACCCCCGCCGCGGAACGCAAGGTGATTCTCGGGGAACTCCAGATGGGGCTCGCCGACGTCGTCATCGGCACGCACGCGCTGTTCAGCAAGGACGTAATTTTCTCGCGCCTCGGGTTTGTCGTCATCGACGAGCAGCACCGATTCGGCGTAGGCCAGCGCGAGGCCTTGCTCGCGAAGGGCGACTACCCCGACATGCTCGTGATGAGCGCGACCCCGATTCCGCGCAGTTTGGCGATGACACTCTACGGCGACCTGAAGGTGGTAAGCATCAAGGAAAAGCCCGCAGGCCGCAAGCCTATCAAGACCCGCCTCGTAAACGCGTCGAAGCGCGAGGACATGAAGAAGTTCATTTGCAAGGAAGCCGCCAGCGGGAACCTGTGCTACTGGATAGCGAGCCGCGTCGGGAGCGACGATGAAGGCGGTGCCCGGAGCGTCGACGAAATCGTAGATGAACTGCGCGCATACATAGCGGGACCAGGCCGTGCCGTTTTGAACGGCTCTACCCTGAAGGTCGCGGGCGTGCACGGCCAGATGGACGAAGCGGAGCGCGATGGAATCATCGCGCAGTTCGCGGCGGGCAAAATCCAGATACTCGTGGCGACGACCGTCATCGAGGTGGGCGTGAACGTGCCCGCCGCGAACCTGATGGTCATCGACCAGCCAGACCGCTTCGGCCTCGCGCAACTCCACCAGCTACGCGGCCGCGTAGGGCGCGGCGATGCTCAGGCCTGGTGCTTCTTGATGATTCCCGAAGGCGATGCCGCGGAATCCAGCATGGAACGCCTTTCGCAGTTCTCGCAGACCGAAGACGGCTTCGAAATTGCGGAACTCGACCTCATGAACCGCGGCGCCGGCAACCTCGAAGGCAACGAACAGAGCGGTGCATGGGTATTCCGCTGGTTCGACTGGATTGCCGACCAGGAACTCATCAGCCAGACGCTCGAAACCGCGGAACACATCCTCAAGGACCGCGACGCCTTCGACGACGCCGCGCGCGAAAAGATACAGGCTTGGTACGGAGAAAAAGAATTCGCGAACGAAGACGGCGTGCACTGA
- the dnaX gene encoding DNA polymerase III subunit gamma/tau, which produces MAYVAMARKWRPQSFDDMVGQEHIAKTLQNAIEGGRLHHAFLFTGTRGVGKTTSARILARTLNCTGGDPLHPCGKCDSCKDIAGGNPMDVYEIDAASNTSVDNIREAIVERVQYPPVIGKYKIFIIDEVHMLSNSAFNALLKTLEEPPAHVIFIFATTEVNKVPQTILSRVQRFDFKRLTINQIITRLRYICEQEGINASDEALNIFAEKADGSMRDGLTYFDQAFAFTGSEMDADSVRSVLGIPPTELFFELIQAIESHNLKGCFLMVDKSVNRGVEFAPLLDGFGKFLRNLLYSRIDAVTPDALNISAELYAKLKETTLGLSNGDLLRISKMLIDLQSQIRFSTNPRLLVETTFARMAWLDRLTDLRRALAAINDPKSAADEALKKKVTDIQAMLSEQAPPSGDAGSAFGSYSEKESAYSRYEITAAWPSIVASLADCGDLQFSAAINGSVLEAGDLKADPFPLSLTYTGESDQNIPWGYQQMLDHPEFVKRARDILEDKLQTHVLLSLKARAYTEEERARRRNAQMSPFEKDLEKEACLQELIKLFGGELVYSKPLGKQPEAMAIDSGDDMNEN; this is translated from the coding sequence ATGGCATACGTAGCAATGGCCCGCAAGTGGCGCCCGCAGTCCTTCGACGACATGGTCGGGCAGGAACATATCGCAAAGACCCTCCAGAACGCAATCGAAGGGGGCCGACTCCATCATGCATTCCTTTTTACCGGGACCCGCGGTGTAGGCAAGACGACCAGTGCCCGAATCCTCGCCCGCACGCTGAACTGCACAGGCGGCGACCCGCTGCACCCCTGCGGAAAGTGCGACAGCTGCAAGGATATCGCCGGCGGCAACCCGATGGACGTCTATGAAATAGACGCCGCCTCCAACACGAGCGTAGACAACATCCGCGAAGCCATCGTCGAACGCGTGCAGTACCCGCCCGTCATCGGCAAGTACAAGATTTTCATCATCGACGAAGTCCACATGCTCTCGAACAGCGCCTTCAACGCGCTCCTCAAGACGCTCGAAGAACCGCCCGCGCATGTCATCTTCATTTTCGCGACCACCGAAGTCAACAAGGTGCCGCAGACCATCCTCTCCCGCGTGCAGCGCTTCGACTTCAAGCGCCTCACCATCAACCAGATTATCACGCGCCTGCGCTACATCTGCGAGCAGGAAGGCATCAACGCCAGCGATGAAGCCCTGAACATATTCGCCGAGAAGGCGGACGGCTCCATGCGCGACGGCCTCACCTACTTCGACCAGGCATTCGCATTTACGGGCAGCGAGATGGACGCCGATTCCGTGCGCTCCGTCCTCGGCATTCCGCCCACCGAGCTCTTCTTCGAACTCATCCAGGCCATCGAGAGCCACAACCTCAAGGGCTGCTTCCTCATGGTCGACAAGTCCGTGAACCGCGGTGTCGAATTTGCGCCGCTGCTCGACGGGTTCGGCAAGTTCCTCAGGAACCTCCTGTACAGCCGCATCGACGCAGTCACGCCCGACGCACTGAACATTTCCGCGGAACTTTACGCGAAGCTCAAGGAAACCACTCTGGGGCTTTCCAACGGCGACCTGCTGCGCATCTCCAAGATGCTTATCGACCTTCAGTCGCAAATCCGCTTCAGCACCAACCCGAGGCTCCTGGTAGAAACGACTTTCGCCCGCATGGCATGGCTCGACCGCCTCACCGATTTGAGACGCGCGCTTGCCGCCATAAACGACCCGAAATCAGCCGCCGACGAGGCGCTAAAAAAAAAAGTAACTGATATCCAGGCGATGCTCTCCGAGCAGGCTCCCCCGAGTGGCGATGCCGGTTCGGCGTTCGGCTCCTATTCCGAAAAGGAAAGCGCGTATTCCCGCTACGAGATTACGGCCGCCTGGCCTTCCATCGTGGCATCCCTTGCCGACTGCGGCGATTTGCAGTTCTCTGCGGCGATAAACGGCTCCGTACTCGAAGCGGGCGACCTCAAGGCAGACCCGTTCCCGCTTTCGCTCACCTACACGGGCGAATCCGACCAGAACATCCCCTGGGGCTACCAGCAGATGCTCGACCACCCCGAGTTCGTGAAGCGCGCCCGCGACATCCTCGAAGACAAGCTCCAGACCCACGTGCTGCTCTCGCTCAAGGCCCGCGCCTACACCGAAGAGGAACGCGCCAGGAGGCGAAATGCACAAATGAGCCCCTTCGAGAAAGACTTGGAAAAAGAAGCCTGCCTGCAGGAACTCATCAAACTTTTCGGCGGAGAATTGGTATATTCTAAGCCGCTAGGAAAACAACCGGAGGCGATGGCCATCGATTCCGGTGACGACATGAACGAAAACTAA
- a CDS encoding YbaB/EbfC family nucleoid-associated protein, with amino-acid sequence MDMSKMLKDLQKMQSKMMKAQNDLKAQSFDAEAGGGMVKVAINGQGVLTMIKINPDAVDKDDVEALEDLVMAAVNSAIKKKDEAAQSSLSNITGGMKIPGLM; translated from the coding sequence ATGGATATGAGTAAAATGCTCAAGGACCTTCAGAAAATGCAGAGCAAGATGATGAAGGCCCAGAATGACCTCAAGGCTCAGAGTTTCGACGCCGAAGCCGGCGGCGGAATGGTCAAGGTCGCCATCAACGGACAGGGGGTCCTCACCATGATCAAGATCAATCCCGACGCGGTCGACAAGGACGACGTGGAAGCCCTCGAGGACCTGGTCATGGCAGCGGTGAATTCCGCCATCAAGAAGAAAGACGAGGCAGCCCAGTCTAGCCTTTCCAACATCACCGGCGGGATGAAAATTCCCGGCCTGATGTAA
- a CDS encoding TolC family protein yields the protein MLRHFAIPTFLALTVALPTWAGKTYTREEALSIALEKSSDVKSAEEDLKSANSQVTAGYGNAYPSIDLNATVTRIFGLDDVKQSTDLTDAAVNMAQGKDADGNPMANAYDQQFIGPAVDGLLYGMKSQGYRWQSSVGLTATQVLYAEGKVGVGIEIAKAYKRINEVNLENKKAQVRYDVNNAFDQLIYLDSAIKILYASKDLLQENLNFVEQSLKSGLATELDLIRVQLSMDQLNSNIASTEKKRVLARNALLNTMGLEWETDVQFQGDLRDPVEGYSFPDTAMANVKKRRKELVMLEETEHMKNLNVEIEQGGYKPTVVLLGGLKYANNKNKITEWDAPKWDKLNKYVALNVSMNLFNGMKTREGVAQAKSSLRSTQIQKETAERGFRMQIESCVNTLEDANAQIEIAKRQIDLAQKNYDLTNDAYKLGRETQLNLLSAENSLRTAKLDYMSAIVEWNKAYNALLQATGEY from the coding sequence ATGCTCAGGCACTTTGCAATTCCCACATTTCTCGCGCTCACTGTTGCACTGCCCACTTGGGCAGGCAAGACCTATACCCGCGAAGAAGCGCTCAGCATAGCCCTCGAAAAGTCCTCGGATGTAAAATCCGCCGAGGAAGACTTGAAAAGCGCAAATTCCCAGGTGACCGCCGGCTACGGCAACGCCTACCCCTCAATCGACCTGAACGCCACCGTGACCCGCATTTTCGGTCTGGATGACGTCAAGCAGTCCACCGATTTGACCGACGCGGCAGTGAACATGGCCCAGGGAAAGGACGCCGATGGAAACCCCATGGCGAACGCCTACGACCAGCAGTTCATCGGACCGGCCGTGGACGGGCTCCTCTATGGCATGAAATCGCAGGGTTACCGCTGGCAGTCCAGCGTGGGCCTCACCGCCACCCAGGTCCTTTACGCCGAAGGCAAGGTGGGCGTGGGTATCGAAATCGCCAAGGCCTACAAGCGCATCAACGAGGTCAACCTCGAAAACAAGAAGGCCCAGGTCCGCTACGACGTGAACAACGCCTTCGACCAGCTCATTTACCTGGATTCCGCCATCAAGATTCTTTACGCTTCTAAGGACCTCCTGCAGGAAAACCTGAACTTCGTGGAGCAGTCGCTCAAGAGCGGCCTCGCCACCGAACTCGACCTGATTCGCGTGCAGCTTTCGATGGACCAGCTCAATTCCAACATCGCGAGCACCGAAAAGAAGCGCGTCCTCGCCCGCAACGCCCTGCTCAACACTATGGGCCTCGAATGGGAAACCGACGTCCAGTTTCAGGGTGACCTGCGCGACCCCGTCGAAGGATACTCCTTCCCCGACACCGCCATGGCGAACGTGAAGAAGCGCCGCAAGGAACTCGTGATGCTCGAAGAAACGGAACACATGAAGAACCTGAACGTTGAAATCGAGCAGGGCGGCTACAAGCCGACCGTCGTCCTCCTGGGCGGACTCAAGTACGCGAACAACAAGAACAAGATTACCGAATGGGACGCCCCGAAGTGGGACAAGCTCAACAAGTACGTCGCACTGAACGTCTCGATGAACCTGTTCAACGGCATGAAGACCCGCGAAGGCGTGGCGCAGGCGAAATCTAGCCTCCGCAGCACGCAGATCCAGAAGGAAACCGCCGAACGCGGATTCCGCATGCAGATTGAATCTTGCGTGAATACGCTCGAAGACGCCAACGCCCAGATTGAAATTGCAAAACGCCAGATTGACCTCGCGCAGAAGAACTACGACCTCACGAACGACGCTTACAAGCTCGGTCGCGAAACGCAATTGAACCTGCTTAGCGCAGAAAACAGCCTCCGCACGGCAAAACTCGACTACATGTCGGCGATTGTCGAATGGAACAAAGCATATAACGCCCTCCTGCAGGCCACCGGAGAATATTAA
- a CDS encoding efflux RND transporter periplasmic adaptor subunit: MKNMTTFTKAIITVSAASLLLVGCDLKKKDEAAEQKATTIEQIQAEKGKPAITTTATTDEITDVRKFSGAIEGMQQTYAISKMSDPLAKINVQVGSSVKKDQVLAEYIFTGDNTQYQQAQEQIAILQKATERMRELHAKGGISQQDMDTQEMQLKVAKMNLETARRATKILAPAAGIVTEMNYKVGQVPGLGGVFCTIAKLDQVILKLNVTSKDIGYFKKGATATVEVAGEKLKGKVTLIPLAANPQTRFFPVEITFNNKDKKLLPGMYVTAELEARKVKGIVVPLEAIVYRNGVNTVWTVTKDGKAKRKVVQTGVQTKHFVQILDGLEEGEEVMVTGQFRMNDGDKVLVNEIDGRPAEDSMEKPGFEDAK, encoded by the coding sequence ATGAAAAACATGACAACGTTCACCAAAGCAATCATTACCGTTTCCGCAGCCTCGCTTCTGCTTGTCGGTTGCGACCTCAAGAAAAAAGATGAAGCCGCCGAACAGAAGGCGACCACCATCGAACAGATCCAGGCCGAAAAGGGCAAGCCCGCCATTACCACGACGGCCACCACCGATGAAATTACCGACGTGCGCAAGTTCAGCGGAGCCATCGAAGGCATGCAACAGACCTACGCCATCTCGAAGATGAGCGACCCGCTCGCGAAAATCAACGTGCAGGTCGGTTCCAGCGTGAAAAAAGACCAGGTTCTCGCCGAATACATCTTTACCGGCGACAACACGCAGTACCAGCAGGCACAGGAACAGATCGCCATCCTCCAGAAGGCAACGGAACGTATGCGCGAGCTCCATGCCAAGGGCGGCATTAGCCAGCAGGACATGGATACGCAGGAAATGCAGCTCAAGGTTGCGAAGATGAACCTCGAGACCGCCCGCCGCGCGACAAAGATTCTCGCCCCGGCCGCCGGCATCGTCACCGAAATGAACTACAAGGTTGGCCAGGTTCCCGGCCTCGGCGGCGTGTTCTGCACCATCGCCAAGCTCGACCAGGTCATCCTCAAGCTGAACGTCACAAGCAAGGATATCGGCTACTTCAAGAAGGGCGCTACTGCCACCGTCGAAGTCGCCGGCGAAAAGCTCAAGGGCAAGGTGACACTCATCCCGCTCGCCGCCAACCCGCAGACACGTTTCTTCCCCGTCGAAATCACGTTCAATAACAAAGACAAGAAACTGCTCCCCGGCATGTACGTGACTGCCGAACTTGAAGCCCGCAAGGTTAAGGGCATCGTCGTCCCGCTCGAGGCAATCGTCTACCGCAACGGCGTGAACACTGTCTGGACCGTAACCAAGGACGGCAAGGCAAAGCGCAAGGTCGTGCAGACCGGCGTGCAGACCAAGCATTTCGTGCAGATTCTCGACGGCCTCGAAGAAGGCGAAGAAGTCATGGTCACAGGCCAGTTCCGCATGAACGATGGTGACAAGGTGCTTGTCAACGAAATTGACGGAAGACCCGCAGAAGACAGCATGGAAAAGCCCGGTTTTGAGGACGCTAAATAA